In Chitinibacter sp. SCUT-21, a single genomic region encodes these proteins:
- a CDS encoding DUF4390 domain-containing protein has translation MSWRYFSACLLLLLAIQQGHAAEIRGTKMEASVKPQQIELFAKYSVVLNSDLEDALKNGLTLPFVYEFKLSKPRMYAWYRQVAEGFGPNAQLALRLSYLPLTKQYRVASNSVTRHFNSLEEALAVLGQLKHWKVLDNANIDPEDFAGRIRLRLDGSQLPKTYQVSTIGNANWQLESNWNELQVLSAEAEIEQ, from the coding sequence ATGAGCTGGCGCTATTTTAGCGCCTGCCTACTATTGCTCTTAGCCATCCAGCAGGGGCATGCCGCTGAAATTCGCGGCACCAAAATGGAAGCCTCAGTCAAACCGCAACAGATAGAGCTTTTCGCCAAATATAGCGTGGTACTCAATAGCGATCTGGAAGACGCCCTTAAAAATGGCTTAACACTTCCTTTTGTATACGAGTTCAAACTCAGCAAACCCAGAATGTATGCTTGGTATCGCCAAGTGGCCGAAGGTTTTGGCCCTAATGCACAACTCGCATTGCGTCTTAGCTACCTGCCTCTCACCAAACAGTATCGCGTAGCTTCAAATTCCGTTACACGCCACTTCAACTCACTCGAAGAAGCGCTAGCAGTGTTAGGACAACTAAAACATTGGAAAGTTCTCGATAACGCCAACATCGATCCTGAGGATTTCGCTGGGCGAATTCGACTGCGACTAGATGGCTCACAACTGCCGAAAACCTATCAAGTTAGCACCATTGGCAACGCCAATTGGCAGCTGGAATCCAATTGGAATGAGCTGCAGGTGTTGAGCGCAGAAGCGGAGATTGAGCAGTGA